In one window of Musa acuminata AAA Group cultivar baxijiao chromosome BXJ3-2, Cavendish_Baxijiao_AAA, whole genome shotgun sequence DNA:
- the LOC103976284 gene encoding CSC1-like protein ERD4: MEFVSFLASLGVYFLVFAELMLVNKIWQVKEECRKKLAHAEGVLAESGRGHTYRTGFLGVVSAKLDPIDHCNKKIKELLPKFEAEQQITLREKQEAAALVFFNSRVAAVFASQTIHAQKTVRFFMIPVAIVGLFNYNCPAAVWAGLGAFLSKKEGLPSESQAVRAGIKKYLYFVVFDVFLGFRVWGTFLDALQGFIDQPSDQFMPLLGLSVPRNSNFFITFISLKFFICNGLEISRLFPLIIFHFKKKFLCKTKAEVPPGDLGYASRLPSDMLVITLVLCHSVAAPMIIPFGAEGLDPQVREQRESVVATLIIYQACMIGYIVAWKKFYFGPLLTPLIVISLTYGYLFEKRFCVSFHCTSLEAACRNGGETPDMVSLYEAYIPPCLSSRKLEEVKQLVHAQSR, encoded by the exons ATGGAATTCGTCTCCTTCTTGGCGTCGCTGGGGGTGTACTTCCTCGTCTTCGCCGAGTTGATGCTT gttaacaaaatctggcaGGTGAAAGAAGAATGCAGGAAGAAGCTTGCTCATGCTGAAGGAGTGCTTGCAGAGTCCGGCAGGGGGCACACCTACAGAACTGGCTTCCTGGGTGTTGTGAGCGCAAAATTGGATCCCATCGATCACTGTAACAAGAAGATAAAGGAACTGCTTCCCAAGTTTGAAGCTGAACAACAGATCACTCTCAGAGAGAAACAAGAAGCTGCAGCCCTGGTCTTCTTCAACAGCAGGGTTGCTGCAGTTTTTGCCTCCCAAACCATTCATGCGCAGAAGACCG TACGCTTCTTCATGATTCCAGTTGCAATCGTCGGCTTGTTTAACTACAATTGTCCAGCAGCGGTATGGGCAGGTCTGGGGGCTTTCCTATCCAAGAAAGAGGGGCTCCCTTCTGAAAGCCAAGCAGTAAGAGCTGGCATCAAGAAGTATTTATACTTCGTTGTGTTCGATGTCTTCCTTGGATTTAGAGTATGGGGGACGTTTTTAGATGCTCTGCAGGGCTTCATCGATCAACCTTCTGACCAGTTTATGCCATTGCTCGGGTTGAGCGTGCCCAGAAATTCCAACTTCTTCATCACATTTATTTCTCTGAA ATTCTTCATTTGCAATGGGCTCGAAATCTCACGCTTGTTCCCCTTGATCATCTTCCACTTCAAGAAGAAGTTCCTCTGCAAGACCAAAGCTGAAGTGCCACCAGGTGACCTCGGCTATGCTTCTAGACTTCCCAGTGACATGCTTGTCATCACACTCGTCCTCTGCCACTCAGTGGCAGCTCCCATGATCATTCCATTTG GTGCTGAGGGTTTAGATCCCCAAGTACGAGAGCAAAGGGAGTCTGTGGTCGccacactcatcatctatcaggcCTGCATGATAGGATACATTGTGGCATGGAAGAAGTTCTATTTCGGTCCTCTTCTTACTCCCTTGATCGTAATCTCCTTGACATATGGTTATTTATTCGAGAAGCGTTTCTGCGTCTCCTTCCACTGCACTTCTCTTGAAGCAGCGTGCAGGAATGGAGGCGAAACCCCAGACATGGTGTCCCTATATGAGGCCTATATTCCACCATGCTTGAGCTCAAGGAAGCTCGAGGAGGTCAAACAGCTTGTACATGCTCAATCACGTTGA